One window of Bacteroides sp. AN502(2024) genomic DNA carries:
- the xseA gene encoding exodeoxyribonuclease VII large subunit, producing the protein MINVVNKSKLSDSLSWGEGGERLSLLELNALVRRSLEQCLPDEYWIQAELSDVRSNTTGHCYLEFVQKDPRSNNLVAKARGMIWNNIYRLLKSYFEETTGQQFTSGIKVLVKVTVQFHELYGYSLTVLDIDPAYTLGDMTRRRREILLQLEEEGVLTLNKELEIPVLPQHIAVISSATAAGYGDFCHQLQHNPSGFFFYTELFPALMQGNQVEESVLAALDRINARISEFDVVVIIRGGGATSDLSGFDTYLLAAACAQFPLPIITGIGHERDDTVLDSVAHTRVKTPTAAAELLIHRVAEAAEHLEELSMQIQQGAYMLLDQERRKLETLQTRIPNLVLRKLADARFSLLAVKKDLSQVMKALVARQSYRLELLQQRIADASPDKLLSRGYSITIKNGKAVTDAASLKPGDHLITRLSRGEVHSVVEK; encoded by the coding sequence ATGATAAATGTTGTGAATAAGTCGAAGCTATCAGATTCTCTCTCTTGGGGAGAGGGTGGGGAGAGGCTTTCTCTTTTAGAACTGAATGCACTTGTCCGCCGTAGTCTGGAGCAATGTCTGCCTGATGAATATTGGATACAGGCAGAGTTGAGCGATGTCCGTTCCAATACGACAGGGCATTGTTATCTGGAATTCGTGCAGAAAGATCCTCGCAGCAATAATCTTGTAGCCAAGGCGCGCGGTATGATTTGGAATAACATCTACCGCCTGTTGAAGTCTTATTTTGAAGAAACTACCGGACAGCAATTTACTTCCGGCATTAAGGTGCTGGTGAAAGTGACGGTTCAGTTTCATGAGCTATACGGTTACAGTCTGACAGTGCTTGACATTGATCCTGCTTATACATTGGGAGATATGACTCGTCGTCGCCGGGAAATATTATTGCAGTTGGAAGAGGAAGGCGTACTGACACTGAATAAGGAGTTGGAAATACCGGTTCTTCCGCAACATATTGCCGTTATTTCCTCTGCTACTGCAGCCGGATATGGAGATTTCTGTCATCAGTTGCAGCATAATCCGAGTGGATTCTTTTTCTATACGGAGCTTTTTCCGGCTTTAATGCAGGGAAATCAGGTTGAGGAATCCGTGTTGGCTGCTCTGGACCGTATTAATGCCCGCATCAGTGAATTTGATGTAGTAGTCATCATTCGTGGTGGTGGGGCTACTTCCGATTTGTCCGGCTTTGATACTTATCTGTTGGCAGCTGCATGTGCGCAATTTCCGTTACCTATTATTACCGGTATTGGACATGAACGCGATGATACAGTGCTTGATTCCGTCGCTCATACCCGGGTGAAAACTCCTACGGCTGCTGCCGAACTCCTGATTCACCGGGTAGCGGAAGCTGCGGAGCATCTGGAAGAATTATCTATGCAGATTCAACAAGGAGCTTATATGCTTCTTGATCAGGAACGACGAAAGTTGGAAACTCTCCAAACCCGTATTCCCAATCTTGTTCTTCGCAAACTTGCGGACGCCCGTTTTTCTTTGCTGGCAGTAAAGAAAGATTTGTCACAGGTGATGAAAGCATTGGTAGCCCGTCAATCTTACCGTCTGGAACTTTTGCAACAACGAATAGCGGATGCTTCTCCTGATAAACTATTGAGTCGGGGATATAGTATTACAATAAAGAATGGGAAGGCGGTGACGGATGCGGCTTCACTGAAGCCGGGAGACCATTTGATAACCCGGCTATCGAGAGGAGAAGTTCATTCGGTGGTAGAAAAGTAA
- a CDS encoding S8 family serine peptidase, whose protein sequence is MKKLITLILFTAIAVSMSAQFTPGDTLKYRISLKDKAATEYSLQKPEKYLSGKSIERRKRQGLAIDSTDLPVCRKYVDAIRKKGVHVLVTGKWDNFVTVSCNDSMLIDEIRRLPFVLSTERVWMGKVEKSTQRDSLINNPLRTDSLYGPAITQIRMSRANLLHKAGFKGQGMTIAVIDAGFHNVDRIEAMKNINILGVRDFVNPEADIYAESSHGMSVLSCMAMNQPNVMIGTAPEASYWLLRSEDEYSENLVEQDYWAAAIEFADSVGVDLVNTSLGYYSFDDPAKNYRFRDLNGHYALMSREAAKAADKGIVVVCSAGNSGAGSWKKITPPGDAENVITVGAINKRGELAPFSSVGNTSDGRVKPDVVAVGQDSDVMGTNGNLRHANGTSFSSPIMCGMVACLWQACPKLTAKEVIELVRRSGDRADFPDNIYGYGIPDLWKAYFESSSREKK, encoded by the coding sequence ATGAAGAAACTAATTACATTGATTCTCTTTACAGCCATAGCAGTCAGCATGTCGGCTCAATTCACGCCGGGCGATACTTTGAAATACCGTATTAGTCTGAAAGACAAGGCGGCTACGGAATACTCTCTGCAGAAACCTGAAAAATACTTGTCCGGGAAATCTATTGAACGGAGAAAAAGACAGGGATTGGCAATAGATTCCACCGACTTGCCGGTATGTAGGAAATACGTAGATGCGATACGGAAGAAAGGCGTTCACGTACTTGTTACCGGAAAATGGGATAACTTCGTTACTGTCTCCTGTAATGATAGTATGCTGATAGATGAAATAAGAAGATTGCCTTTTGTTCTTTCTACTGAAAGGGTTTGGATGGGTAAAGTGGAGAAATCTACCCAAAGGGATTCGTTGATAAATAATCCGTTACGCACCGATAGTCTTTATGGTCCTGCTATTACACAAATAAGGATGAGCCGTGCGAATCTTCTTCATAAGGCAGGTTTTAAGGGACAAGGGATGACAATCGCTGTTATTGATGCCGGATTTCATAATGTGGACAGGATAGAGGCGATGAAGAACATCAACATTCTTGGCGTGCGTGATTTTGTAAATCCCGAAGCGGATATCTATGCGGAAAGCAGCCACGGCATGTCTGTTCTCTCTTGCATGGCAATGAATCAGCCGAATGTGATGATCGGCACAGCTCCCGAAGCTTCCTATTGGTTGTTGCGTAGCGAGGATGAATATTCGGAGAATCTGGTGGAACAGGATTATTGGGCGGCGGCAATCGAGTTTGCCGACAGTGTAGGAGTGGATTTGGTAAATACATCCCTCGGATATTATTCGTTTGACGATCCGGCAAAGAATTATCGCTTTCGTGATTTGAACGGACATTATGCGTTGATGTCCCGTGAAGCAGCGAAAGCTGCGGATAAAGGAATAGTTGTTGTTTGCAGTGCCGGAAATTCCGGTGCGGGTTCGTGGAAGAAGATTACCCCGCCGGGAGATGCGGAGAATGTAATCACTGTAGGGGCTATTAATAAAAGAGGAGAACTGGCTCCATTTTCTTCCGTAGGAAATACATCGGACGGACGGGTGAAACCGGATGTGGTTGCTGTAGGACAGGACTCGGATGTAATGGGAACAAACGGTAATCTTCGACATGCTAACGGCACTTCCTTCTCTTCTCCGATTATGTGCGGAATGGTGGCTTGCTTGTGGCAGGCTTGTCCGAAGCTGACGGCAAAAGAAGTAATAGAATTGGTTCGTCGCTCGGGTGACAGGGCCGATTTTCCCGATAACATCTATGGATACGGTATTCCCGATTTGTGGAAAGCTTATTTTGAGTCCTCTTCCAGGGAAAAGAAATAA
- the mnmA gene encoding tRNA 2-thiouridine(34) synthase MnmA, translating into MKERNKRVLVGMSGGIDSTATCLMLQEQGYEIVGVTMRVWGDEPQDARELAARMGIEHYVADERIPFKETIVKNFIDEYKQGRTPNPCVMCNPLFKFRVLKEWADKLGCEWIATGHYSRLEERNGYMYVVAGDDEKKDQSYFLWRLGQDILRRCIFPLGDYTKVKVREYLAEKGYEAKSKEGESMEVCFIKGDYRDFLREQCPELDTEIGTGWFVNSEGVKLGRHKGAPYYTIGQRKGLEIALGKPAYVLKISPQKNTVMLGDAEQLKTDYMLVEQDNIVDEQELFRCENLAVRIRYRSRPLPCRVKRLEDGRLLVHFLETASAVAPGQSAVFYDGKRVLGGAFIASQRGIGLVILENGTNKDE; encoded by the coding sequence ATGAAAGAACGAAATAAGCGAGTGTTGGTCGGGATGAGCGGTGGTATTGACAGTACCGCCACTTGTCTGATGTTGCAAGAACAAGGATACGAAATAGTAGGAGTGACCATGCGTGTATGGGGCGATGAACCGCAAGATGCCAGGGAATTGGCTGCACGGATGGGAATCGAACATTATGTGGCGGATGAACGTATACCTTTTAAAGAGACTATTGTAAAAAACTTCATAGATGAATATAAGCAGGGACGTACGCCGAATCCATGCGTGATGTGCAATCCTTTGTTCAAGTTTCGTGTTCTGAAGGAATGGGCAGATAAATTGGGTTGTGAATGGATTGCTACCGGACATTATTCACGACTGGAAGAACGGAACGGATACATGTATGTAGTAGCCGGAGACGATGAGAAGAAAGATCAGTCCTATTTCCTTTGGAGATTGGGACAGGATATACTGAGGCGTTGTATTTTTCCTTTGGGAGATTATACAAAGGTGAAAGTTCGGGAATACCTTGCTGAGAAAGGCTATGAAGCCAAGTCAAAAGAGGGAGAAAGTATGGAAGTCTGCTTCATTAAAGGTGATTATCGCGACTTTCTCCGTGAGCAATGTCCGGAACTGGACACCGAGATAGGAACGGGATGGTTTGTCAATTCCGAAGGTGTGAAACTGGGGCGACATAAGGGGGCGCCTTATTATACGATCGGTCAGCGGAAAGGATTGGAGATTGCCTTAGGTAAACCGGCTTACGTGTTGAAAATCAGTCCGCAGAAAAATACGGTGATGCTTGGTGACGCCGAGCAATTGAAAACCGACTATATGCTGGTGGAACAGGATAACATTGTGGATGAACAAGAGTTGTTCCGGTGTGAGAATCTGGCTGTGAGAATTCGTTATCGAAGTCGTCCGTTACCTTGCCGGGTGAAACGTTTGGAAGATGGTCGTCTATTGGTGCATTTCCTTGAAACAGCTTCGGCTGTTGCTCCCGGACAATCGGCTGTGTTCTATGACGGAAAACGTGTATTGGGTGGAGCTTTTATTGCTTCGCAGCGGGGAATCGGGTTGGTGATTTTAGAGAACGGGACGAATAAAGATGAGTGA
- a CDS encoding TolC family protein, with the protein MMVKKIGLVLALSLNMTGLWAQTQITLEKVVNEWSFHSPSAEKLRLAYENISLAHKNYLKGFLPSIAFNMNPVSFNHSLRLMQNPTDGSYSYVNDYSNTSNVGLTVQQRIGVTGGVFSVSSNLSVLTEFSTRRNNFNTTPLALNYSQQLWGGYYTYKKLKKIEQIKIRNAARQYCSDMAEIQIKTLNGFLSLFLADITRKLALRNIAISDTLLIAGKALLDNGHFTEYEYKQLELQANNNLYVYETSQKDYQRLLRQLWALLGKHEIPDSVEVAMPDFTLPLTIESEVVARYARKNNPFALSQEAKRLEAEQTLFNAKLSNRFNANINVSYGLNQYAEHFSDAYRKPDYSQGVMIGFQIPIFQWGINRNKLQMAKNNYRNTMVELEEEEMGYANDLLDKVSSYNHGVKLYFLSKRSYQLAQEQYELLSAKFRLGKVSIYEITSVQKDLYEALKRYYSSIQTVWYQFYMLRKIALYDFINHYELVDTLLAN; encoded by the coding sequence ATGATGGTAAAGAAAATAGGTCTTGTTCTGGCATTGTCTTTGAACATGACGGGATTGTGGGCGCAGACACAGATTACTTTGGAAAAAGTTGTGAATGAGTGGAGCTTCCATTCGCCTTCGGCGGAGAAATTAAGATTGGCTTATGAGAATATATCGTTGGCTCATAAGAATTATTTGAAAGGTTTTCTGCCTTCAATCGCTTTTAATATGAATCCGGTTTCTTTCAATCATTCTCTCCGGCTCATGCAGAATCCTACCGATGGCAGTTATTCTTATGTAAACGATTATTCGAATACGAGTAATGTGGGGCTTACTGTTCAGCAGAGGATTGGGGTCACGGGAGGAGTATTTTCTGTCAGCTCCAATTTGAGTGTATTAACTGAATTTTCAACTCGTCGGAACAATTTTAATACTACTCCGTTGGCTTTGAATTATTCACAGCAGCTTTGGGGAGGTTATTATACTTATAAGAAGTTGAAGAAGATAGAGCAAATAAAAATACGTAATGCGGCAAGGCAATATTGTTCGGATATGGCTGAAATACAAATAAAAACATTAAATGGCTTTTTGAGTCTCTTTCTAGCTGATATCACACGGAAGTTGGCCTTGAGAAATATAGCGATTAGTGATACGTTATTGATTGCGGGAAAAGCGTTGTTGGATAATGGTCATTTCACTGAATATGAGTATAAACAGTTGGAGTTGCAGGCTAATAATAATCTTTATGTGTATGAAACGTCTCAAAAAGATTATCAAAGGTTGCTTAGGCAGCTTTGGGCGTTGTTGGGAAAGCATGAAATACCGGATAGTGTAGAGGTGGCTATGCCGGATTTTACGTTGCCGTTGACGATTGAGTCGGAAGTAGTGGCAAGATATGCCCGAAAAAATAATCCGTTTGCCTTGTCACAGGAAGCTAAACGTTTGGAGGCGGAGCAGACATTGTTTAATGCAAAATTAAGTAATCGTTTCAATGCGAACATCAATGTCAGTTACGGATTAAATCAGTATGCGGAACATTTTTCGGATGCCTACAGGAAGCCGGATTATAGTCAAGGTGTCATGATTGGTTTTCAGATTCCGATTTTTCAATGGGGAATAAATCGGAATAAGTTACAGATGGCTAAAAACAATTACCGTAATACGATGGTGGAATTGGAGGAAGAGGAGATGGGTTATGCAAATGATTTATTGGATAAAGTGAGTTCTTACAACCATGGCGTGAAATTATATTTTCTGTCTAAACGTTCCTATCAGTTGGCACAGGAGCAATATGAACTTTTATCTGCAAAATTCCGATTGGGCAAGGTTTCGATATATGAAATAACGTCGGTGCAAAAGGATTTGTATGAGGCTTTGAAGAGGTATTATTCTTCGATACAAACGGTGTGGTATCAGTTTTATATGTTACGTAAGATTGCGTTGTATGATTTTATCAATCATTATGAACTTGTGGATACGTTATTGGCCAACTAG
- a CDS encoding peptidase domain-containing ABC transporter — MILKRFPVEYQMDSQDCGPASLKIIAKYFGRYYSLQYLRDRCGITNQGVSLLDLSTGAESIGLRTLAIKCTIEEVVGSVPFPAVLFWNENHFIVIYHADKRHVWVSDPAKGRIKYTHEEFRRGWYPKGEEKGVLLAVEPTVDFQRSREQKEMEKNSFISILRYFMPYRKNFATIFIVMLLVTLLQGILPFISKAVIDVGIKTSDLNFIHMVLIGNISILLSITIFNVVRDWILLHITSRVNIALISDYLIKLMKLPVTFFENKLLGDILQRARDHERIRSFIMNNSLSLIFSMLTFAVFGIILLVYNAVIFYIFLAGSLLYVLWVLLFLSIRKKLDWEYFELVSKDQSYWVETVSAIQDIKIYNYEKHRRWKWEEIQARLYKVNKRVLNVTNSQNLGAQFIENIKNMAIVFYCASAVITGDITFGIMISTQFIIGMLNGPLIQFINFVISAQYAKISFLRMNEIRQLDDEEEQLAIGSTSIVPECRDITLENVHFQYSVNAPMVLKNIYLRIPQNKVTAIVGGSGSGKSTLLKLLVRLYKPSFGEIKMGGMNVSTINLRHWRDMCGVVMQEGKLFSDTIVNNIVLDDEHIDYKRLHEVCRIAQIEDEINSMPKGYDTMIGEAGRGLSGGQKQRLLIARALYRNPDFLFLDEATNSLDVINERKIVEALNSAFHNRTVVVIAHRLSTVRNADQIVVMNQGYIVEIGKHDELMEKKGYYYSLVSSQE, encoded by the coding sequence ATGATATTAAAACGTTTCCCGGTTGAATACCAGATGGATTCGCAGGACTGTGGACCTGCGAGCCTGAAAATAATAGCTAAATATTTTGGAAGATATTATTCCTTGCAATATCTGCGGGACCGCTGCGGAATTACCAATCAAGGCGTTTCTTTACTCGATTTGAGTACAGGGGCGGAGAGTATCGGATTACGGACATTGGCGATTAAGTGTACAATAGAAGAGGTAGTGGGCAGTGTACCGTTTCCTGCTGTTCTCTTTTGGAATGAGAACCACTTTATTGTGATTTATCATGCCGATAAACGTCATGTATGGGTTTCCGACCCCGCCAAAGGACGTATAAAATATACGCATGAGGAGTTTCGTCGCGGATGGTATCCGAAGGGGGAGGAAAAGGGAGTGTTGTTGGCAGTTGAACCGACGGTTGATTTTCAAAGAAGTAGGGAGCAGAAAGAGATGGAGAAGAATAGCTTTATCAGTATCCTTCGTTATTTTATGCCTTACCGAAAGAACTTTGCGACGATTTTTATTGTTATGCTGCTTGTCACCTTGCTTCAGGGGATACTTCCTTTTATCTCAAAAGCAGTGATTGACGTCGGCATTAAAACTTCCGACCTCAATTTCATCCATATGGTATTGATCGGTAATATCAGTATCTTATTGAGCATAACGATATTTAATGTGGTGCGTGATTGGATTCTTTTACATATCACCTCCAGAGTGAACATAGCCCTTATATCTGATTATCTGATAAAATTGATGAAGCTTCCGGTCACTTTCTTTGAGAATAAACTGCTGGGAGATATACTTCAGAGAGCCCGCGACCACGAGCGTATACGTAGCTTTATTATGAACAATTCTCTTTCGTTGATATTCTCAATGCTCACGTTTGCTGTATTCGGTATTATATTGCTCGTTTATAATGCGGTTATTTTTTATATTTTTCTGGCAGGTTCTCTATTGTATGTGTTATGGGTGTTGCTATTCTTGAGTATCCGTAAGAAGTTGGATTGGGAATATTTTGAGCTGGTGTCGAAAGACCAAAGTTATTGGGTGGAAACGGTGTCGGCTATTCAGGATATTAAAATCTATAATTATGAGAAACATCGGCGATGGAAGTGGGAAGAGATTCAGGCACGGCTTTATAAAGTAAACAAACGGGTACTGAATGTAACCAATTCGCAGAATTTGGGAGCACAGTTTATCGAGAATATCAAGAATATGGCGATTGTTTTTTATTGTGCCAGTGCAGTGATTACGGGGGATATCACCTTCGGTATAATGATTTCTACCCAGTTTATTATCGGCATGCTGAACGGACCGTTGATTCAATTCATCAATTTCGTTATCTCGGCGCAATATGCCAAGATTAGTTTCTTGAGGATGAATGAGATTCGCCAATTGGACGATGAAGAAGAACAGTTGGCTATCGGTAGCACTTCTATCGTGCCGGAATGCCGGGATATTACGTTGGAAAATGTACATTTCCAATATTCGGTGAATGCGCCTATGGTACTTAAAAATATCTACCTGCGTATACCCCAAAACAAGGTTACCGCTATCGTGGGTGGGAGCGGAAGCGGTAAATCTACATTGCTGAAACTATTAGTGAGGCTATACAAACCGAGTTTTGGTGAAATCAAAATGGGAGGAATGAATGTGTCGACTATCAACTTACGGCATTGGCGGGATATGTGTGGTGTGGTGATGCAGGAAGGTAAATTGTTTAGCGATACGATTGTGAATAACATAGTGCTTGATGACGAGCATATTGATTATAAACGTCTGCATGAGGTTTGCCGTATCGCACAGATTGAAGATGAAATCAATTCCATGCCTAAAGGCTATGACACAATGATCGGGGAGGCAGGGCGAGGATTGAGCGGAGGACAAAAGCAGCGATTGTTGATAGCGAGGGCATTATATCGCAATCCGGATTTCCTGTTTCTGGATGAAGCTACAAATTCTCTGGATGTGATAAATGAACGAAAGATTGTGGAAGCATTGAATAGTGCATTTCATAACCGGACGGTGGTGGTCATTGCACACAGACTGAGTACGGTACGAAATGCAGACCAGATTGTAGTGATGAATCAAGGCTATATCGTAGAAATAGGAAAGCATGATGAGTTGATGGAGAAGAAAGGATATTATTATTCATTGGTATCGTCACAGGAATAG
- a CDS encoding HlyD family efflux transporter periplasmic adaptor subunit — protein MVKNDISEERQAASPTERSEEVQAIIDRMPTNGATWVAVITGILIGVVLLLGFIIKYPDTVDGQIIITAHSAPVRLVANSTGKVHLLITDKSRVSEGDVIGYIESGVNYEDVLRIDSLLSVYNIRFLGQLSVPPSLTLGEIASSFSAFMIAHLQYLRFVESDMYKIRRLGLQRQIRIDEEIIRNMKKEDTLKKQLLHISGDRTRKDSTLAAQKAISEEEYLRQSSEYLSHKDNYEAFRNEMLSRQAQIYKNRQELEQVGLEEQENRDKLFAELLARKNELTNAIRMWKEKYVQYAPVSGELEFLGFWRENGFVQNGQELFSIIPSKNKMVGEVMIPSYGVGKIKVGQTANVKIENYPYDEYGLLRGKVQSVSRLSHKMQMADGKSANAYRVIISFPNGAHTNFGKELMLDFESIGNVEIITKPKRLIERLFDNLKAKTEK, from the coding sequence ATGGTGAAAAATGATATTTCTGAAGAACGGCAAGCGGCTTCTCCAACGGAGCGTAGTGAAGAAGTCCAAGCCATCATTGACCGTATGCCAACCAATGGAGCTACTTGGGTGGCTGTCATAACCGGTATACTGATAGGAGTCGTTCTTTTGCTGGGATTTATCATCAAGTATCCGGATACGGTGGACGGGCAGATTATTATTACTGCCCACTCCGCTCCCGTGCGCTTGGTTGCTAATAGTACCGGGAAAGTTCATCTTCTGATAACAGATAAAAGCAGGGTATCGGAAGGGGATGTAATCGGCTACATTGAGAGTGGTGTCAATTATGAGGATGTGCTTAGGATAGACTCACTGTTGTCTGTCTATAATATCCGTTTCCTTGGTCAGTTGTCCGTCCCTCCCTCGCTGACCTTAGGCGAAATTGCTTCCTCTTTTAGTGCATTTATGATTGCTCATTTGCAGTATTTGCGTTTTGTGGAGTCGGATATGTATAAAATCCGGCGTTTAGGTTTACAACGCCAGATAAGGATTGACGAAGAAATTATCCGAAATATGAAGAAAGAAGATACCTTGAAAAAGCAATTGCTGCATATAAGCGGGGATAGAACGAGAAAGGATAGCACATTGGCTGCTCAGAAAGCAATAAGTGAAGAGGAATATTTGAGGCAATCTTCCGAGTATTTGTCACATAAAGATAATTATGAAGCGTTTCGGAATGAGATGCTCTCCCGGCAGGCACAAATCTATAAAAACAGACAAGAACTGGAGCAGGTGGGTTTGGAGGAACAGGAAAATAGAGATAAGCTATTTGCCGAACTGTTGGCGCGTAAGAATGAACTGACAAATGCGATTCGGATGTGGAAAGAGAAGTATGTGCAGTATGCTCCTGTCAGCGGAGAACTGGAATTTCTAGGATTCTGGCGGGAAAACGGTTTTGTACAGAACGGGCAGGAACTCTTCTCAATAATCCCTTCAAAGAATAAAATGGTGGGAGAGGTGATGATACCTTCTTACGGGGTGGGTAAGATAAAAGTAGGGCAGACCGCTAATGTGAAGATTGAGAACTACCCTTATGATGAGTATGGACTGTTGAGAGGAAAGGTGCAGTCGGTTTCGCGCCTGTCGCATAAAATGCAGATGGCTGACGGCAAGAGTGCGAATGCTTATCGGGTCATAATTTCGTTTCCCAACGGAGCGCATACAAATTTCGGGAAAGAACTGATGCTTGATTTTGAGAGTATCGGCAATGTGGAGATAATAACAAAACCTAAAAGATTGATTGAAAGGTTATTCGACAATCTGAAAGCAAAAACAGAAAAATAA
- a CDS encoding TonB family protein, with translation MKKFTFSFLLLVWICNSIQMFAQKKMIQVREDGVYLYVDQMPVYSQGGQEGIMKYLTETVKYPTEAQEKGISGNVLVQFVVKKNGKISDFKVVRGVEPSLDEEALRAVKGIPGKWIPGREKGKKVPVSYTIPVSFRLTGKSQSASSSNSVTVNKNIKASLEGIWQICTRVKPLGYGKFDIQTGPYLKIFSSDKNFFNMHLSTMNGRSVITAMGTYEQTSDNTYVEKIFKSVTEPELTGADSKLEFGFISENLLEVSFRLPGRPVNSREIWVRVIQPNLKQPEILLQTF, from the coding sequence ATGAAAAAGTTTACCTTTAGTTTTTTATTATTAGTTTGGATATGTAACAGTATCCAAATGTTTGCTCAAAAGAAAATGATTCAAGTGCGTGAAGACGGAGTTTATTTGTATGTAGATCAAATGCCTGTATACTCCCAAGGTGGTCAAGAAGGAATAATGAAATATTTGACAGAGACCGTGAAATATCCGACAGAGGCTCAGGAAAAAGGAATATCGGGAAACGTACTTGTGCAATTCGTGGTAAAGAAGAACGGTAAAATTTCAGACTTTAAAGTCGTGCGGGGAGTTGAACCGTCGTTGGATGAAGAGGCTCTTCGGGCAGTGAAAGGAATTCCCGGTAAATGGATACCTGGTAGAGAGAAAGGAAAGAAAGTTCCGGTGTCGTATACTATTCCGGTTAGTTTCCGATTGACGGGGAAAAGCCAGTCGGCATCTTCGAGTAATAGTGTGACGGTGAATAAGAATATAAAAGCCTCTTTGGAGGGAATCTGGCAAATTTGTACCCGTGTCAAGCCTCTAGGTTACGGAAAGTTTGATATTCAAACCGGACCTTATTTGAAGATATTTTCTTCAGATAAGAATTTTTTCAATATGCATTTATCCACTATGAATGGAAGGTCTGTCATAACGGCAATGGGAACTTATGAACAAACATCGGACAACACTTATGTGGAGAAAATCTTTAAATCGGTAACAGAACCAGAACTGACAGGTGCAGACAGTAAGCTTGAGTTCGGATTCATCTCTGAGAATTTATTAGAGGTTAGTTTTCGGTTGCCTGGACGTCCGGTAAATAGCAGAGAAATTTGGGTTCGAGTGATTCAGCCGAATTTGAAACAACCGGAGATACTTCTTCAAACTTTCTGA
- a CDS encoding DUF5675 family protein, with protein sequence MRKVTRKSLDELAKVMPIISEENQKMYVGGTAGYTGSTGYTGTTGVDNITGWVGPYDGDNTGYAGGNYGDNIGGAGPTGSYGTTGSYNGQECTMTSGVRVVVNLNRTDFGNDSTLGHYMATAYDAAGCVVGQITGVMLEPGRDYDRETVAGSDTAIPSGTYNVVPSTYHGQSGYYQVEGVSGRSAILIHPGNTGNDTLGCLLPGTTGVTGVGDPTVSNSRSACSELFDFFERNGSSGVTINIYG encoded by the coding sequence ATGAGAAAAGTAACACGTAAGAGTTTGGATGAATTGGCAAAGGTTATGCCGATTATCAGTGAAGAAAATCAGAAAATGTATGTAGGTGGTACGGCAGGGTATACAGGTTCTACAGGATATACTGGCACTACAGGCGTGGACAATATAACTGGCTGGGTAGGTCCTTATGATGGCGATAATACAGGGTATGCTGGAGGAAATTATGGAGACAATATTGGTGGAGCAGGTCCGACAGGTTCTTATGGAACAACAGGTAGCTATAATGGTCAGGAGTGTACAATGACTAGTGGAGTTCGTGTTGTAGTGAATTTGAATCGAACAGATTTTGGAAACGATTCAACATTGGGACATTATATGGCTACTGCATATGATGCTGCAGGATGTGTAGTGGGGCAAATAACAGGAGTAATGCTTGAGCCGGGACGTGATTATGACAGGGAGACTGTTGCCGGGTCTGATACAGCAATCCCTTCTGGGACTTATAATGTAGTTCCTTCTACTTATCATGGGCAATCTGGTTATTACCAAGTGGAAGGAGTCTCTGGGAGAAGTGCCATTTTGATACATCCGGGAAATACAGGCAATGATACTTTAGGGTGTCTGTTGCCTGGTACAACGGGTGTGACGGGAGTAGGAGATCCTACAGTATCTAACAGTCGTAGTGCTTGTTCGGAATTGTTTGACTTCTTTGAAAGAAATGGCTCAAGTGGAGTAACTATTAATATTTATGGATGA